The following are encoded in a window of Haloprofundus salilacus genomic DNA:
- the tnpA gene encoding IS200/IS605 family transposase, whose product MKTTRHATYNLNYHIVWLPKYRNSVLVNEVADRVRTILHEIADDKGLEILDLTVQPDHIHLFVSSPPKHAPSLLANWFKGISSRKYNHRYADHDGEKIGWSRGYYAGTAGHVSNETVKNYIQRHEEDES is encoded by the coding sequence ATGAAGACCACACGCCACGCGACCTACAACCTCAACTACCACATAGTGTGGTTGCCGAAGTACCGCAACTCGGTACTCGTCAACGAGGTCGCAGACCGTGTGCGAACCATCCTCCACGAAATAGCCGACGACAAAGGCCTCGAAATACTCGACCTGACCGTACAACCCGACCACATCCACCTGTTCGTCAGTAGTCCACCGAAGCACGCACCATCCCTTCTCGCTAACTGGTTCAAAGGCATCAGTTCGCGGAAGTACAACCACCGCTACGCCGACCACGACGGCGAGAAAATCGGATGGTCGAGGGGCTACTACGCAGGGACAGCAGGACACGTATCGAACGAGACGGTCAAGAACTACATCCAGCGTCACGAGGAGGACGAGTCGTGA
- a CDS encoding RNA-guided endonuclease InsQ/TnpB family protein produces the protein MTELTKTLELKLVAPNAHKRRKLCKTREAYQQALHDAFDARCTTQTEANDVVVNYDLSGYAKNALKKYVPQLTTTYNAGELHDDHPVRFTNEGLRLDHKPENAIEWYVKIPHHEDYHLWMPAQPNPEQRDWLEALNAGDATMGESRLFERDGTWYLHVTATRDVEDGSEVSAEERTPIGVDIGEASLVTVCHRDDYGCPTAPELWADEGKTVRRLRKTYFTATKRLQTRGSERIAESFGDDLWNQIDDVFHRVTREVVEYAESVENPVLVLEDLTYIRESMDSGEYMNRRLHGWGFAKLHAQIRYKAVEKGFPVETVNPRNTSKECHACGEVGYRPKQATFKCTNDACWMGEYQADVNGAVNIADRYLSGESCSREHENDDDSAEDGARLTAPQDSQADADTQQATLGTYAS, from the coding sequence GTGACCGAACTCACGAAGACGCTGGAACTGAAACTGGTCGCCCCGAACGCGCACAAACGGAGGAAACTCTGTAAGACGCGCGAGGCGTACCAGCAGGCGCTTCACGACGCCTTCGACGCCCGCTGTACCACGCAGACCGAAGCGAACGACGTGGTGGTTAACTACGACCTGAGCGGGTACGCGAAGAACGCGCTCAAGAAGTACGTCCCGCAACTCACGACGACGTACAACGCGGGCGAACTTCACGACGACCACCCTGTTCGGTTCACGAACGAAGGGCTACGGCTCGACCACAAGCCCGAGAACGCTATCGAGTGGTACGTCAAAATCCCGCACCACGAGGACTACCACCTCTGGATGCCAGCACAACCGAATCCCGAACAACGGGACTGGTTGGAAGCGTTGAACGCGGGAGACGCCACGATGGGCGAAAGTCGGCTGTTCGAGCGGGACGGGACGTGGTATCTTCACGTCACCGCCACCCGCGACGTGGAGGATGGTTCCGAGGTGTCCGCCGAAGAACGGACGCCCATCGGTGTCGATATTGGGGAAGCGTCGCTCGTCACGGTGTGTCACCGCGACGATTACGGTTGCCCGACCGCTCCCGAACTGTGGGCTGACGAGGGGAAAACCGTTCGTCGGCTCCGCAAGACCTACTTCACCGCCACGAAACGGCTCCAGACGCGGGGAAGCGAACGTATCGCGGAGTCTTTCGGAGACGACCTGTGGAACCAGATAGACGATGTGTTCCACCGCGTCACCCGCGAAGTCGTGGAGTACGCTGAGTCCGTCGAGAACCCCGTTCTTGTTCTGGAAGACCTGACGTACATCCGAGAGTCGATGGACTCCGGCGAGTACATGAACCGTCGTCTCCACGGATGGGGGTTCGCCAAACTCCACGCGCAGATACGCTACAAGGCCGTCGAGAAGGGTTTCCCCGTTGAGACGGTGAACCCGCGCAACACCTCGAAGGAGTGCCATGCTTGCGGTGAGGTGGGGTATCGTCCGAAGCAGGCGACGTTCAAGTGTACGAACGACGCTTGCTGGATGGGCGAGTATCAAGCGGACGTGAACGGAGCGGTGAACATCGCAGACCGCTACCTCAGCGGAGAGAGTTGTTCCAGAGAACACGAGAATGACGATGACTCGGCTGAGGATGGGGCGCGTTTGACCGCGCCACAAGACAGCCAAGCCGATGCTGACACCCAGCAGGCGACGCTTGGAACGTATGCGTCTTGA